The Arabidopsis thaliana chromosome 5, partial sequence genomic interval CCAAGGTTCTGGTAATACAAGTTCATTGCGAACGACGCGTGATCTCTTACCGTGTTTGGTTCAAAGCAAGGTCCACCGGAATTGAGCGCTCCACAGTCACGGAATCCTCCTTCGTCGCTGCAAACCCAATCTATATTCGCTTGCAGTTGCTTATCTGTCGCTTTGTCACCCGCTATGCACCATACTCCTTTGTTTTCAGCAGCCTGCGAGAGGTTTCTTGGTGTCGAGTTCACGGATACGGTAGATACGAGGAGGACGAAGATGAGCGTCAATGATAGAGACATCAGTTTTGTGACCATTATATTATTGCTTATAGATTGATATTTGTTCACAGACTAAACATTTTATGTGTTTGTGTCAATTTATACGCTAAATCAAAAGgtgataagaagaaaagaaggttTGGTCATAATTTATGCAAAAATGTGTAACTTCtcacttgtttgtttttcctcgtcatatat includes:
- a CDS encoding Carbohydrate-binding X8 domain superfamily protein (Carbohydrate-binding X8 domain superfamily protein; FUNCTIONS IN: molecular_function unknown; INVOLVED IN: biological_process unknown; LOCATED IN: endomembrane system; CONTAINS InterPro DOMAIN/s: X8 (InterPro:IPR012946); BEST Arabidopsis thaliana protein match is: Carbohydrate-binding X8 domain superfamily protein (TAIR:AT5G63250.1); Has 1366 Blast hits to 1318 proteins in 46 species: Archae - 0; Bacteria - 0; Metazoa - 0; Fungi - 11; Plants - 1354; Viruses - 0; Other Eukaryotes - 1 (source: NCBI BLink).), which encodes MVTKLMSLSLTLIFVLLVSTVSVNSTPRNLSQAAENKGVWCIAGDKATDKQLQANIDWVCSDEGGFRDCGALNSGGPCFEPNTVRDHASFAMNLYYQNLGATKEQCNFHNTGIEVSTDPSHGSCIFVSY